The Deltaproteobacteria bacterium genome includes the window GCTTCCCACCCCGCCTTACGGCGGCGCAGTTACTTTTGGCTACGGAGCTGAGGCTTGCTCCGGCACGGACTTTCACCGTGCGGGTAGAGCGCCATCATGGGCGCACGATTCCCGTCTGCGCGGGAATGACAACAACTTCCACTTCGCTGACTTGAGGCTTAAGGCAACCTGCCGGTACTTAATCAGGTCTTGAAGCTTCATGGTACGGCCTAGTTTAATTATCTCTTAATTTTCGTCCAAAGGGCGTTGTTAAGCCCAAATTTTTTTTAAAAACGAGGATTATTAACCGAGAGGCAAGGGGAGAACCGCTGTTTTTCGCGATCAATTGATCCGGCTTAATAGTCTTTGATAAACAGCGATAAGGGGCGGCCTTACAAAGCCTTATAAAGCGGATGATAAAACAGAATATTGAGATCTCCGGTTCAGATGTTCAAAATTACGGCTGTGGACCGTGCGCAGAATGTAGCTCTGGAGAAGCTGTTCGTAGGCCTGGTGCTTGCAGTACGTGCTGTTGAAAATTCCGGTTTCCAGGAAGCCCAGGTAACGACATCCGCCGTCACACAGCGGGGTTAGGGCGCAGGAGCGGAGGCATTTTTCCGGAAGCTCCCGGAGCATCAGTCTGGACTCACGGTAAAAATCAATTCCCGTCTTGACATGGCCGTAGTTAAGTTCAGGCGAATCAATTTGAAAGGGACAGGCCGTAATCTGTCCGTCCACATCAATGACCATGGCGGCCTGGTTATTCGCAATGCAGCGCCAGGCAGGCGGCTTAGCGGGTGAACTAAAACCCCAGGCGGCAATTTGGTCCTTGAGCCAGGCACGGCGCTCGGCATTCGTATCAATCAGGCAGTCCGGCCATCCGACCTGCTTTGGCCCTGAAGCATCCTTGCTGTTCTGTCCCGGAAAGCCGGGCTGGAAACTCACCGCGGCGATGTATTCCCCGAGCCCGTGCAGAATAAGATCGTTCAAAAGGGCAGGGTAAAGCAGGTGCTCATCCTGGTTCGGGTCGTATTGACTGATGAGATGAATTTCAATCAACCCGGCCATGGCTGACAGATTGTCCATGATCTGTTCATAGGTCGGACTTCCGTCCTTAGCCGGTCTCAGGTGATCGTGAATAATCATGGGACCGCCGATCTTGACCCGGACCCTGGTTAAGCCAAAGGGCTTGAGACCCTCGATGATATCCGGTTTCAGGTCCAGTCCATTGGTGGTCAGGGAAATCTTGAACAGGATGCGCCGACCGTGGCAGAAGCGGTGCAGGCCTTCAGCCAGGTAAAGGATGATTTCTGGATTAAGCGAGGTGGCTGGCTCTCCAAAGTCAAGATGAGCGCTCACAGGCCGCTTCTGTTCCAGGTCGGTCGTGATGAAGTCCAGGACTGACCTGGCTGTCTCCCGGCTCATCTGCCTGATTTTTTCGGTTTGACCGAAGTAGCAGTTTGAACATCTCATTTCGCAGCCGTGAGTGGGATTGATATGATAGCGGAGATGAGTCAGATCATAGGCCCTCTGATGCCGCCAGTGAGCCAGGACCAGGTTTTCATCTGTATCTGCCGGCACCAGGAAGCCCTGGTTGAGCAGGTGCCTCACGGTTGATTCGTGCTTGCAAGAGCCGGTTCGAGCCTCCTCCCATACGTGCGCCGGAAGCGTACCCACAGCCTTTGTCATGGTGTTGAATAAGGCGGCCTGATCCTGTTCATTCAGCGGCTCAACGATAGTAAAGCGTGAAGGCTTGTACTCGGGCAGCATTGTTGAAATATTCTCCAGAAATAGAATTATCGTCTCGATGATCAAGATTAAGGGGAGTCAAATATCATGCCAGGATGAAATGAACTTCTCTTTGTGGAGATAACCTGTTTTTTTTACTGGAAAGGTTTTATCTGACCGGTGCGCGGCCTGATTTTTATAGTACCATAAAGGCATTTTGAGTCCGGATTTTTTCATTTGAAGTCCGGACTTAGGAGATCGTTTTAATTGTAGGGGCGGGGTTTATCCCCGCCTGTATATTTCTGATGACTTTGTTCTTTTGGAATCACTGCTTCTTAAGAGCTTCTTTTTCCATCTCTTTTTTAATCATCCGCTCTTTAATTGGTGATCCT containing:
- a CDS encoding SPASM domain-containing protein, producing MLPEYKPSRFTIVEPLNEQDQAALFNTMTKAVGTLPAHVWEEARTGSCKHESTVRHLLNQGFLVPADTDENLVLAHWRHQRAYDLTHLRYHINPTHGCEMRCSNCYFGQTEKIRQMSRETARSVLDFITTDLEQKRPVSAHLDFGEPATSLNPEIILYLAEGLHRFCHGRRILFKISLTTNGLDLKPDIIEGLKPFGLTRVRVKIGGPMIIHDHLRPAKDGSPTYEQIMDNLSAMAGLIEIHLISQYDPNQDEHLLYPALLNDLILHGLGEYIAAVSFQPGFPGQNSKDASGPKQVGWPDCLIDTNAERRAWLKDQIAAWGFSSPAKPPAWRCIANNQAAMVIDVDGQITACPFQIDSPELNYGHVKTGIDFYRESRLMLRELPEKCLRSCALTPLCDGGCRYLGFLETGIFNSTYCKHQAYEQLLQSYILRTVHSRNFEHLNRRSQYSVLSSAL